The candidate division WOR-3 bacterium genome includes a window with the following:
- a CDS encoding HypC/HybG/HupF family hydrogenase formation chaperone, whose product MCLGVVGRIDEIKGETAIAEILGVRREISVVLVPEAKIGDYVMIHAGFAINLMDEKDARETEEMIIEVLKHS is encoded by the coding sequence ATGTGTTTAGGGGTAGTTGGACGCATAGACGAGATAAAAGGCGAGACGGCAATCGCCGAAATACTGGGGGTGCGTCGTGAGATTTCTGTCGTCTTGGTCCCCGAGGCAAAAATCGGTGATTACGTTATGATACATGCCGGTTTCGCTATCAATTTGATGGACGAGAAAGACGCCCGCGAAACCGAAGAAATGATCATTGAAGTACTAAAACACTCATGA
- a CDS encoding T9SS type A sorting domain-containing protein produces the protein MIQIILLVLAIDIQPEYYTNTNIIYDFTGRDSMIYCATNGGFVAFNKLTDVFSVLTNTDGLQKNEQSCVGLDSSGHIWTGNTLGLVLVENDLSSILTYPIECLTCTRIQVIACLRDSVYVGSSNGILFIDTKGTPLDFSDDTQTKIFDIDVRSIAIDDTSIWVGTATNGIIRYSKDGLQHQVTYTVNDGLLDNEINALALIDSQLYAGTNSGLNRLVSGYFDTLLINYQINNMSHLGDSIILGLDQDQKVAFFFEGNVTTINSGLPWYTTVHCLLNLQDELFCGLGNRYTHNYFSEGIGRYDAENGIWDIKKNRCLPSNHIAEITANENGIFVACGQREQSVASRGFGWLNNHHEWLSFSTDSILPSNFVHRCSTAPDGRIWLGYNTFPDSYTSVMLSCFDPQEETWFDIFNRYNGMEGTEAVWDIAFDNDNTMYLALGRPTDKLWLIDSSLTTVYYLGPQTTDFRIEIALSSSGIIWQTHTDAGLSMTDTKNTLFDRTDDEYRNYTKSDGIASNYMRGCLVAPNNVLYACTDTGLVVFDSAGFINRDDITNAELLDVELDSQGRLWILARDGIHSLDLSTNVISSWRFSDLGVDINFLESIAAMTQVQGFEFDPIRRCFWVGGENGLLKLAVHYDPEVEIGAASVYPNPATGNAVRIKDIPQDARVDIYTISGRRVAQDLVLDLVFGEVVWQIPEDIASGMYFALVKSEQGDQTYKFAIAR, from the coding sequence TTGATACAAATCATCCTCTTGGTGTTGGCGATAGATATACAGCCCGAATACTACACCAATACCAATATTATATATGATTTTACAGGGCGCGATAGCATGATTTACTGCGCCACAAATGGCGGCTTCGTCGCTTTCAACAAACTGACGGATGTTTTCAGTGTTCTAACCAACACCGACGGACTCCAAAAGAACGAACAAAGCTGCGTGGGTCTGGATAGTTCGGGACATATTTGGACAGGTAATACGCTTGGGCTGGTACTGGTAGAGAATGACTTGAGCAGCATACTTACCTATCCGATTGAATGTCTCACATGCACCAGAATACAGGTTATCGCCTGTCTCAGGGATAGCGTCTATGTCGGCTCATCGAACGGGATTCTGTTCATCGACACGAAGGGAACACCCCTCGATTTCTCCGACGACACCCAGACCAAAATATTCGACATCGACGTTCGCTCCATCGCCATTGATGACACTTCGATCTGGGTAGGCACGGCGACCAACGGTATCATACGCTACTCAAAGGACGGTCTGCAGCACCAAGTGACATATACGGTCAACGATGGGCTACTGGACAACGAGATCAACGCACTGGCATTGATCGACAGTCAATTGTATGCGGGAACGAATTCGGGTTTGAACCGTCTCGTTTCCGGCTATTTCGATACGTTGCTCATCAACTATCAAATAAATAATATGAGTCACCTGGGTGACTCAATCATACTCGGACTCGACCAGGATCAGAAGGTCGCCTTCTTCTTTGAAGGTAATGTCACCACAATAAACAGCGGGCTTCCCTGGTACACGACAGTGCATTGTTTGCTGAATCTCCAGGATGAATTGTTCTGTGGACTCGGTAACCGCTACACTCATAACTATTTCAGCGAAGGGATCGGCCGCTACGATGCAGAAAACGGAATATGGGACATTAAGAAGAACAGATGTTTGCCGTCGAACCATATTGCGGAGATAACGGCGAACGAAAACGGGATCTTCGTGGCTTGCGGTCAACGTGAGCAAAGTGTAGCATCAAGAGGATTCGGCTGGCTGAACAACCATCATGAATGGCTCAGTTTCTCAACAGATTCCATCCTACCCTCGAATTTTGTCCACAGGTGTTCAACTGCGCCCGATGGCAGGATCTGGCTCGGTTACAACACATTTCCGGACAGCTACACGTCCGTAATGTTGTCTTGTTTTGATCCGCAAGAAGAAACCTGGTTTGATATATTCAATCGCTACAACGGGATGGAAGGGACCGAAGCAGTATGGGATATCGCTTTCGACAATGACAATACCATGTATCTCGCTCTCGGACGTCCTACTGACAAGCTGTGGCTTATTGACTCATCACTCACGACTGTCTACTATCTGGGCCCACAAACGACTGATTTCAGAATTGAGATCGCTTTGAGCTCTTCAGGCATTATCTGGCAGACGCACACCGACGCCGGGCTCTCCATGACCGATACAAAGAATACCTTGTTTGACCGCACCGATGATGAGTATCGCAACTACACAAAATCTGACGGGATTGCGTCTAACTACATGCGTGGCTGTCTGGTCGCACCGAACAACGTGCTATACGCGTGCACTGACACCGGTTTGGTCGTATTTGACAGCGCCGGGTTCATTAACAGAGATGATATCACCAATGCCGAATTGCTCGATGTCGAACTCGATTCGCAAGGGCGATTGTGGATTCTGGCGCGGGACGGCATTCACAGTCTCGATTTGTCAACCAACGTAATAAGCAGCTGGAGATTCTCAGACCTCGGCGTCGATATTAACTTTCTTGAATCAATCGCGGCGATGACACAGGTACAAGGATTCGAATTCGACCCGATAAGACGCTGCTTCTGGGTTGGCGGTGAGAACGGCCTGCTCAAACTGGCTGTCCATTACGATCCAGAAGTCGAAATCGGAGCCGCATCTGTCTACCCCAATCCGGCGACCGGTAACGCGGTTCGTATCAAGGATATACCTCAGGACGCTCGCGTCGATATATACACAATATCAGGCCGGCGCGTCGCCCAGGACCTTGTGCTTGATCTTGTCTTCGGCGAGGTCGTATGGCAAATCCCGGAAGACATTGCCAGCGGCATGTATTTCGCACTGGTGAAATCCGAACAAGGTGATCAGACCTACAAATTTGCGATCGCCCGGTAG
- the queA gene encoding tRNA preQ1(34) S-adenosylmethionine ribosyltransferase-isomerase QueA, whose product MKLSDFDYSLPKELIAQHPLEERSSARLLVLNRRTGETIHSRFDRIADFIHADDTIVLNNTRVFKARIIGSKKTGGKVEILLIRDEGAGQWEAMISHTRRLREGMAIHFDERTHATVKRLTTGSRGILEFNDDAMKIAEQHGKVPLPHYIRREAVQEDVDDYQTVFARNTGSIAAPTAGLHFTEKLLDEIRTKGTTVSEITLHIGPGTFKPIRSEQIEKHCMDAEFFEISETALAAMRGAKKVFAVGTSVCRALETYARTDEKSAWADLFIYPEFKFQLVNSLITNFHLPRSTPLLLVCAFAGRDSVFKAYREAIRQKYRFLSYGDAMLIL is encoded by the coding sequence ATGAAACTGAGCGATTTCGACTATTCTTTGCCAAAGGAACTGATCGCTCAACATCCTCTTGAGGAACGCAGTTCCGCACGTCTCCTGGTTCTCAATCGTAGAACCGGTGAGACCATACATTCCCGATTCGATCGCATCGCTGATTTTATCCATGCAGACGATACAATCGTCCTCAATAACACCAGGGTGTTCAAAGCACGCATCATAGGTTCGAAAAAAACCGGCGGCAAGGTCGAAATCCTCCTCATCAGAGATGAAGGAGCAGGGCAATGGGAAGCAATGATATCACACACTCGGCGGCTGCGCGAAGGAATGGCCATTCATTTTGATGAAAGAACCCATGCCACGGTTAAAAGATTAACGACGGGTTCCAGGGGCATTCTTGAATTCAATGATGATGCAATGAAGATCGCTGAACAACATGGCAAGGTACCTCTGCCCCACTACATAAGACGTGAGGCGGTTCAAGAAGATGTTGATGACTATCAAACGGTATTTGCGAGAAACACCGGTTCCATCGCCGCGCCGACCGCCGGACTGCACTTTACGGAGAAACTGCTCGATGAAATTCGAACGAAAGGCACTACAGTTTCAGAGATAACCCTGCACATCGGTCCAGGAACGTTCAAACCGATAAGAAGCGAGCAAATCGAAAAGCACTGCATGGATGCGGAATTCTTCGAAATATCCGAAACCGCGCTTGCAGCAATGAGAGGTGCCAAAAAAGTCTTTGCCGTGGGAACCTCGGTGTGCCGCGCCCTCGAAACCTATGCCAGGACCGATGAGAAGAGCGCGTGGGCAGACCTATTCATCTATCCGGAATTCAAATTTCAACTGGTGAATAGCCTGATCACTAACTTCCACTTACCGCGTTCGACACCGCTGTTATTGGTCTGCGCCTTTGCAGGCAGAGATTCGGTGTTTAAGGCGTATCGTGAAGCCATAAGGCAGAAATACCGTTTCCTATCCTACGGCGATGCGATGTTGATTTTGTGA
- the hypB gene encoding hydrogenase nickel incorporation protein HypB, protein MKKIKVLKPVLVSNQQRARENRNIFDRINCLVINIIASPGAGKTSFIKNLVTGMKKTYKILVIEGDIKGQIDSESISRLGVDVIQINTATECHLDAFMTAQVLPKIKKNYDLILVENIGNLVCPAEFDIGEDFKLAILSTPEGDDKPLKYPLLFHLARVVVINKCDLLPYVDFRPEVAKRNVRKENPRAVIFEVSSKTEQGFEKVFKYVSKEINARKKKNKH, encoded by the coding sequence ATGAAAAAAATTAAAGTGCTGAAACCCGTGCTCGTTTCGAACCAACAACGAGCAAGGGAAAATCGTAACATCTTTGATCGTATAAATTGCCTCGTAATAAACATAATCGCATCGCCGGGAGCAGGGAAAACTTCGTTTATCAAGAATCTCGTAACCGGGATGAAAAAGACCTACAAGATACTGGTGATCGAGGGTGATATCAAGGGACAGATCGACAGCGAGAGCATTTCACGCCTTGGCGTCGATGTAATTCAAATCAACACGGCTACCGAGTGCCACCTCGATGCTTTTATGACCGCCCAGGTTCTGCCGAAGATCAAAAAGAACTACGATCTCATCCTGGTCGAGAATATCGGCAATCTGGTGTGCCCGGCCGAGTTTGACATCGGCGAGGATTTCAAGCTGGCAATACTATCGACTCCCGAGGGTGATGATAAGCCCCTGAAGTATCCCTTGCTCTTCCACCTTGCCAGGGTAGTCGTGATTAATAAATGCGACCTTCTGCCCTATGTAGACTTCCGCCCCGAGGTGGCAAAAAGGAACGTCCGGAAAGAAAATCCAAGGGCAGTGATATTCGAAGTTTCATCAAAAACAGAACAAGGCTTCGAAAAAGTGTTTAAGTATGTAAGCAAAGAAATAAATGCCAGGAAGAAAAAAAATAAGCATTAG
- a CDS encoding hydrogenase maturation protease gives MRIVVCGIGNTERGDDAFGPYVVEHLQESDMLKKLDCGLYPENYLNRIISLSPDLVILVDTIDKESRNCVLLRSQEIFRLSTVSVSTHNLSLGAMCEFLIDGGVKDIFFLGMPAFSYECITTPVKETADRIIGVLNNIDIGHRVCIIDIYEALSEQIR, from the coding sequence ATGCGTATTGTAGTATGTGGAATAGGCAATACCGAACGCGGAGACGATGCGTTTGGCCCTTATGTTGTTGAACACCTCCAGGAGAGTGATATGCTTAAGAAACTCGACTGCGGTCTGTATCCTGAGAACTACCTGAATAGAATAATCTCATTATCCCCCGATTTGGTTATTCTCGTGGATACAATTGACAAAGAGTCGCGAAATTGCGTTCTCTTGAGAAGTCAAGAGATTTTTAGACTGAGCACGGTGTCCGTATCAACGCATAACCTGTCTCTCGGCGCGATGTGCGAATTCCTGATCGATGGCGGAGTGAAGGACATATTCTTTCTTGGAATGCCTGCGTTTTCTTATGAATGCATCACGACGCCCGTGAAGGAGACTGCTGATCGGATCATTGGTGTTCTGAACAATATTGACATCGGTCACCGCGTTTGTATAATAGACATCTATGAGGCATTATCTGAACAAATCAGATAA
- a CDS encoding cupin domain-containing protein, whose product MYVKKLRECMPFIGGDGSLLREILHPGKEEVDIRYSLAWARLAPKKKTTAHVLDHAEVYHVLRGKGRMHINKEVTKVTRNDTVYIPSGAVQFIENTADEDLEFLCIVDPAWRPEIERDAEEI is encoded by the coding sequence ATGTATGTCAAAAAGCTAAGAGAATGCATGCCTTTCATCGGGGGCGACGGTTCACTGTTGAGAGAGATTCTGCATCCGGGCAAAGAAGAAGTCGATATCCGCTACAGCCTCGCCTGGGCACGTTTGGCGCCAAAAAAAAAGACCACAGCGCACGTATTGGATCACGCTGAAGTCTACCATGTTCTCAGGGGAAAAGGTCGAATGCACATAAATAAGGAAGTTACTAAAGTTACAAGGAACGATACGGTGTACATACCATCTGGCGCGGTTCAATTCATCGAGAATACTGCTGACGAAGATCTGGAATTCCTGTGCATCGTTGACCCAGCCTGGCGACCTGAGATCGAACGAGACGCAGAAGAGATCTGA
- a CDS encoding NAD-dependent deacylase, with protein MNPKEELCQRAVEILRGATSVFVMTGAGVSAESGIPTFRGTDGLWKNYSVQDLATPHAFKRDPGLVWDWYRWRQNIILKAQPNPAHYAIVELERMFERFLLLTQNVDNLHYRAGSRKVLEIHGNIFRVRCSECGKENPFTCIDESIHELPRCDCGGLLRPDVVWFGEAIPSRVWAESLDYLNTAQVAVFCGTSGVVWPAAAIPGLAKELRIRTIEINLEPTPFSRTVDVSIMTRAGETLPRIVNALSAAE; from the coding sequence TTGAATCCAAAGGAAGAACTCTGCCAACGCGCGGTTGAGATCCTGAGAGGCGCAACTTCTGTCTTCGTGATGACCGGTGCCGGCGTGTCTGCGGAAAGCGGCATACCGACATTTCGGGGTACAGATGGTTTGTGGAAGAACTACTCAGTGCAAGACCTGGCCACCCCTCATGCGTTCAAGAGGGATCCGGGTCTTGTATGGGATTGGTATCGATGGCGGCAGAACATCATTCTTAAGGCGCAGCCCAATCCTGCGCATTACGCGATCGTTGAGTTGGAGAGGATGTTTGAACGTTTTCTTCTTTTGACCCAGAACGTGGACAACCTGCACTATCGGGCAGGTTCACGCAAGGTGCTGGAGATCCACGGCAACATCTTCCGGGTTCGCTGCTCTGAATGCGGAAAAGAGAATCCGTTCACCTGCATTGACGAATCTATTCATGAGTTACCCAGATGCGATTGCGGGGGGCTGTTGCGGCCAGACGTTGTTTGGTTTGGTGAGGCTATCCCTTCAAGGGTTTGGGCTGAATCGCTGGACTATCTGAATACAGCCCAGGTGGCGGTGTTCTGTGGAACTTCCGGTGTTGTCTGGCCTGCAGCTGCAATCCCCGGGCTTGCGAAAGAGCTCCGTATCAGAACGATAGAGATAAACCTCGAACCGACACCTTTCAGCCGTACTGTCGACGTTTCGATAATGACAAGAGCAGGTGAGACGTTGCCGCGAATCGTTAATGCTCTCTCGGCTGCGGAGTAA
- the hypF gene encoding carbamoyltransferase HypF, protein MPGRKKISIRGIVQGVGFRPYVYRLATELGLCGFVRNTTDGVDMEIEGGEENLRRFAEILPNDKPPAARIDSMTSTDLKTTGYDNFSIIESKVTSGFTQISPDIATCVECLNEMRDPQNRRHAFPFINCTNCGPRYSIIINTPYDRGRTSMHGFKMCTECSTEFKQITDRRFHAQPDCCQACGPHYKLFSVSARQIITDDPISATVELLKKGKIVAVKGIGGFHIACDAQICNSVRRLRQRKHRPTKPFALMIRPSLVHDVVHITDEEQEMLNSPAAPILLLKKKESSICDEVAPKNPYLGIMFPYAPIHHMIVEQIPYLIMTSANIQDEPIVRDANEVRHKLKSLVSFYADHDRNIENRCDDSVGYFLADRGFSIIRRSRGYIPVPIELPNPVKPTLAVGPYLKNTFALASGREAYLSPHIGDLDNLETLQFFNEMLAKYERWFRINPELIVHDLHPDYLSTKIAQRLPGIKRSVQHHVAHFVSCLGENRVAEKCIGIAFDGTGYGLDGKIWGCEFFIGDIQSQQRAAHLQYLPLPGGESSIKKPYRIAVAYAYSLLNEELQITGDAEMKIIHRMIDEDSNVVYTSSMGRLFDCVSAVLGITKEITYEAEAAINLEYMASHTTKDYYPFTIKDGTPMVIVVKKTLRAILRDMKQRIPQALISTKFHNTIAEFSFDVADKIRKIHGLKSVCLSGGVFQNRFLLNLMINRMEKGGFRVYTHRQLPNNDGCISYGQVISANAEKCT, encoded by the coding sequence ATGCCAGGAAGAAAAAAAATAAGCATTAGGGGCATTGTCCAGGGTGTCGGCTTTCGCCCATATGTGTACCGTCTGGCGACCGAACTCGGACTCTGCGGATTCGTCCGTAACACCACCGACGGTGTTGACATGGAAATTGAAGGCGGAGAAGAAAATCTCCGCCGATTCGCTGAGATCCTGCCAAACGATAAGCCGCCGGCCGCAAGGATCGACAGCATGACAAGCACTGACCTCAAGACTACGGGGTACGACAACTTCTCCATCATAGAGAGCAAGGTCACTAGTGGCTTCACCCAGATAAGCCCGGACATAGCAACATGCGTCGAATGCCTCAATGAAATGCGCGATCCGCAAAATCGGCGCCACGCGTTTCCTTTCATAAACTGTACGAATTGCGGACCACGTTATTCAATCATCATCAATACACCCTATGACCGGGGGCGAACTTCGATGCATGGATTCAAGATGTGTACCGAATGCAGCACTGAATTCAAACAAATCACAGACCGGCGATTCCATGCTCAGCCGGATTGCTGCCAGGCGTGCGGACCGCACTACAAATTATTTTCGGTGTCTGCAAGACAGATCATAACTGATGATCCCATCTCTGCCACGGTGGAATTGCTGAAGAAAGGCAAGATCGTCGCGGTCAAAGGTATCGGTGGCTTCCACATCGCATGTGACGCTCAGATTTGTAACAGCGTTAGAAGACTCCGGCAGCGCAAGCACCGACCGACAAAACCCTTTGCCTTGATGATCAGACCTTCGCTGGTACATGATGTCGTTCATATAACGGACGAAGAACAAGAGATGTTGAATTCTCCAGCAGCACCGATCCTTTTGCTAAAGAAAAAAGAAAGCAGTATCTGCGACGAGGTAGCCCCGAAGAATCCATACCTTGGAATCATGTTCCCATACGCACCCATTCACCATATGATCGTAGAACAAATACCCTATCTTATCATGACCAGCGCCAATATTCAGGACGAACCGATCGTTAGAGATGCCAACGAAGTCAGACACAAATTGAAGTCCCTGGTTTCGTTCTACGCTGACCATGACCGTAACATTGAAAACCGCTGCGACGATTCGGTCGGCTATTTTCTCGCAGACCGGGGTTTTTCGATCATTCGGCGCTCACGCGGCTACATACCCGTGCCGATCGAATTGCCAAATCCAGTGAAGCCTACCCTGGCCGTGGGGCCTTACCTGAAAAATACCTTTGCGCTGGCAAGCGGCCGGGAAGCATACCTTTCACCTCACATCGGAGACCTCGACAACTTGGAGACGCTCCAATTCTTCAATGAAATGCTCGCAAAATATGAGCGCTGGTTCAGGATCAATCCGGAGTTGATAGTACATGACCTGCATCCTGATTATCTTTCGACGAAGATCGCACAAAGATTGCCCGGGATCAAGAGGAGTGTACAGCATCACGTGGCACATTTTGTGTCATGCCTTGGAGAAAACCGGGTGGCAGAAAAATGCATTGGCATCGCCTTCGATGGTACCGGCTACGGGCTTGACGGCAAGATCTGGGGGTGTGAGTTCTTCATCGGGGACATACAAAGCCAGCAAAGAGCAGCACATCTGCAGTACCTTCCCCTCCCCGGGGGTGAATCGAGTATCAAGAAGCCGTATCGCATTGCGGTTGCCTACGCTTATTCGCTGCTTAATGAAGAACTGCAGATCACCGGTGATGCCGAAATGAAAATAATCCACAGGATGATCGACGAAGACAGTAACGTTGTATACACTTCAAGCATGGGACGACTCTTTGATTGCGTATCCGCGGTGCTTGGAATAACCAAAGAAATAACGTATGAAGCCGAAGCCGCAATAAACCTGGAGTACATGGCTTCGCATACTACAAAAGATTACTACCCGTTCACGATCAAAGATGGCACACCCATGGTAATCGTAGTAAAGAAAACCCTGAGGGCGATACTCCGTGACATGAAGCAACGGATCCCCCAAGCGTTAATATCAACGAAATTTCACAATACAATAGCAGAGTTCTCCTTCGATGTCGCCGATAAAATAAGGAAAATCCATGGGCTGAAAAGCGTTTGCCTTTCTGGCGGTGTTTTTCAGAACCGGTTTCTCTTGAACCTGATGATCAACCGCATGGAAAAAGGTGGATTCAGAGTGTACACGCACAGGCAGTTGCCGAACAACGACGGTTGCATATCTTACGGACAGGTAATTTCCGCGAATGCGGAAAAGTGCACATAA
- the hypA gene encoding hydrogenase maturation nickel metallochaperone HypA, translating to MHEFGVTKSLVDLCNQEAANNGIKKVHRIHLKVGRFTGFSPDSIQFYFEHLKVNTRCSSASIVFEEIPIKISCGKCHKRSVIDEPVLLCPNCGSDKIDLISGREFSVASIEGE from the coding sequence ATGCATGAATTCGGCGTAACCAAATCACTGGTCGACCTCTGCAATCAGGAGGCCGCAAACAATGGAATCAAGAAAGTGCATAGAATTCACTTGAAGGTTGGTAGATTCACCGGATTCTCACCAGACTCCATTCAGTTTTATTTCGAACACTTGAAGGTCAATACAAGATGTAGTTCCGCATCCATCGTATTCGAAGAAATCCCAATCAAGATCAGCTGCGGCAAGTGTCACAAGCGCAGCGTAATTGACGAGCCTGTGCTGCTGTGTCCGAATTGTGGTAGCGATAAGATCGACCTCATATCTGGCAGGGAATTTTCTGTGGCATCGATCGAAGGAGAGTGA
- a CDS encoding class I SAM-dependent methyltransferase: MDDQYRKFYESVAEKYPEDSIVYRTLSGYLRKKWIMNKLRDFPQGSLLDCGCNVGTLSRNWQKGIVFGVDIAHAVLKKGKALSPQTNFVQADLCDMRMFKTESVDSAMVCEVVEHLVTADRFFENLYRTMKKGGLVLVTSPNFTSSRPHRIPLGILRSFGVNQGTEGKHYLHTAYKPAELAAMAQRAGYTVLEQGSFEIELRGWLKPITILRQFLNKVSMHLAPASRMPQLLEHGFNRIELNIFYALDTFNFGLLLRKIFSEGRRSYIVAKK; encoded by the coding sequence ATGGATGACCAGTATCGAAAATTCTACGAATCAGTAGCCGAGAAATACCCTGAAGATTCAATCGTCTATAGAACACTGAGCGGATACCTGCGGAAAAAATGGATAATGAATAAATTGCGTGACTTTCCACAAGGTAGTCTCCTTGACTGCGGATGCAACGTGGGAACACTATCGAGGAACTGGCAAAAGGGGATTGTATTCGGAGTCGACATCGCCCATGCAGTCCTCAAAAAAGGAAAAGCATTATCACCTCAAACCAATTTTGTGCAAGCCGATCTATGCGATATGAGAATGTTCAAAACAGAATCCGTAGACAGCGCGATGGTGTGCGAGGTCGTCGAACACCTGGTCACAGCGGATCGATTCTTCGAAAACCTCTACCGCACAATGAAAAAGGGCGGCCTCGTTCTCGTCACTTCACCGAACTTCACTTCGTCCAGGCCGCACAGAATCCCGCTCGGGATTTTGCGCAGCTTCGGCGTCAATCAGGGAACCGAAGGGAAACACTACCTGCACACCGCATATAAACCCGCTGAACTTGCAGCAATGGCACAGAGGGCCGGCTATACAGTCCTCGAGCAAGGCAGTTTTGAAATTGAGCTGCGCGGATGGCTGAAACCAATTACTATTTTAAGGCAGTTTCTTAACAAGGTCAGCATGCATCTTGCGCCGGCATCACGAATGCCCCAGCTGCTCGAACACGGTTTTAACAGGATCGAGCTCAACATCTTCTATGCTCTTGACACGTTCAATTTTGGTTTGTTGTTGAGAAAAATATTCAGCGAAGGACGTCGGTCGTATATCGTTGCGAAGAAATGA
- a CDS encoding polyprenol monophosphomannose synthase: protein MQKGLVIIPTYNESANIKKIINIILAVSQKLEVLVIDDNSPDNTAKIIREIRKKNKRVHLETRTRKLGLGTAYVKGFDYALKKGYDFAFEMDADFSHDPIELPNFINLLGDYDLIIGSRYIQGISVVNWPMKRLLLSYFACAFARVVTGIPVRDLTSGFKCYSRNALARIDWRKFKVDGYGFQIQSVYSVYKAGLRLKEIPIIFVERRAGESKMSKKIIWEAWWLVWKLRLLSIFNGKRYVKL from the coding sequence ATGCAGAAGGGGCTGGTTATTATCCCGACCTACAATGAATCGGCAAATATAAAAAAGATAATCAACATCATCCTGGCCGTCTCGCAGAAGCTTGAAGTCCTCGTGATCGACGACAATTCACCCGATAATACAGCGAAAATAATCAGAGAAATAAGAAAGAAGAACAAGCGTGTACACCTGGAGACCAGGACCAGAAAACTTGGACTGGGCACGGCATATGTAAAGGGCTTTGACTATGCACTCAAAAAAGGATATGATTTTGCCTTTGAAATGGACGCCGATTTTTCACATGACCCGATCGAGCTCCCAAACTTCATCAACCTGTTGGGCGACTACGACCTCATCATTGGCTCGCGCTACATTCAGGGTATAAGCGTGGTGAACTGGCCGATGAAACGACTATTACTGTCCTATTTTGCCTGCGCCTTTGCACGTGTCGTGACAGGAATTCCGGTGCGGGATTTGACGAGCGGTTTCAAATGCTATTCGAGAAATGCCCTGGCGCGAATCGACTGGAGGAAGTTCAAGGTCGATGGTTACGGGTTTCAGATACAGAGCGTATACTCAGTATACAAAGCTGGATTACGCCTGAAGGAAATCCCGATTATTTTCGTTGAGCGCCGGGCCGGAGAATCAAAGATGTCCAAAAAAATAATATGGGAAGCCTGGTGGCTTGTCTGGAAACTCCGGCTTCTTTCAATATTTAACGGCAAACGATACGTGAAATTATAA